In Amphiura filiformis chromosome 2, Afil_fr2py, whole genome shotgun sequence, one DNA window encodes the following:
- the LOC140145824 gene encoding uncharacterized protein: protein MSVKFLSRERQSLIKLEPMSINIGTTKVSPLALDLRTISAMGSYFKDSSSPLRNALQSPSPLVRQLQRTTTPAMSSASEMTSLSSTVMDTKPIVLTSTHAQLSDLKFPAKTDSTTVRTVTDSNTAASPPLTNVYGQGDDDVFVQPACTTSAEGENTSRLLRTELTRKTPHSPLVTWTCPTVVNSTLTPTGFSELQSPTFTIHPRSQNVFFARPILEPHRTGPPKANRRVFTNSRERWRQQNVNSAFNELRRLLPTHPADKKMSKNEILRLTIKYINFLKNLRDDQEQMMQKLEEEENSTKDGADEMQISVASKSSPESPILMESTGMCRVTARNRESRSSSESGIADTESLCGSTGSLCDSHGHDGSVYFSDDNTGSVDSSPWYSSPESHETI from the coding sequence ATGTCTGTAAAATTCCTCTCCAGAGAACGACAATCTCTCATCAAACTGGAACCAATGAGCATCAATATCGGCACAACCAAAGTTTCACCTTTAGCCCTTGACCTGAGGACTATTTCCGCTATGGGGTCATATTTTAAAGATAGCTCGTCACCATTACGAAACGCTTTACAAAGCCCGTCTCCTCTCGTGCGGCAATTGCAACGAACCACTACCCCTGCAATGTCTTCTGCGTCAGAGATGACGTCATTATCGTCAACAGTTATGGATACAAAACCAATTGTGCTCACATCTACGCACGCGCAGTTAAGCGATctcaaatttcccgccaaaacAGACTCTACCACAGTCCGTACAGTAACAGACTCTAACACAGCCGCATCACCACCGCTTACTAATGTTTACGGACAAGGTGATGACGATGTATTCGTGCAACCAGCTTGTACCACTTCTGCTGAAGGGGAAAACACGTCGCGTTTACTTAGAACAGAACTAACTCGAAAAACCCCACATTCCCCACTCGTAACATGGACGTGTCCAACCGTTGTCAATTCAACTTTGACCCCAACAGGCTTTTCCGAATTACAAAGTCCAACTTTTACTATTCATCCACGTAGCCAAAATGTGTTCTTTGCTCGACCGATATTGGAACCACACAGGACAGGACCACCGAAAGCAAACCGCCGTGTATTCACCAATAGCAGAGAAAGATGGCGTCAACAGAACGTCAACTCGGCCTTCAATGAACTCAGACGCCTTCTTCCCACTCACCCAGCTGATAAAAAGATgagcaaaaatgaaattttaaggCTCACCATCAAATATATCAACTTTCTGAAAAATTTGCGTGACGATCAAGAACAGATGATGCAAAAattagaagaagaagaaaattcgACCAAAGATGGCGCCGATGAGATGCAGATATCGGTTGCTAGTAAATCATCGCCAGAATCGCCGATATTAATGGAATCCACGGGGATGTGCAGAGTTACCGCGAGAAATCGCGAGAGCCGTAGCTCATCGGAAAGTGGCATCGCGGATACGGAGAGTTTATGTGGGAGTACTGGTAGTCTTTGTGACAGCCATGGACATGATGGGAGTGTGTATTTTAGTGATGATAATACAGGATCGGTTGATTCCAGTCCTTGGTATTCCTCCCCAGAAAGTCATGAAACAATATGA